Proteins encoded together in one Onychomys torridus chromosome 1, mOncTor1.1, whole genome shotgun sequence window:
- the LOC118581936 gene encoding protein FAM187B-like has protein sequence MGDVTVPKKVLKFLLYSYSAMLATLWLVSLSLPMLWAQKLINCPYKNVCQYALLSGNDVILECNHHKALWYFYSSLEDKLSMLNSMPNVKILPGSNLQLSSPQPFQTGLYRCLDGHMTRVVEYEIDFQDIALLHITHKDLGQKPMGNETMNLGGEVLVFTRWDPWQDCNGCEKPGERKRLGYCYVEEPLGKSMPCWLYLRGEKVTHNRLQPELQLQACQVPCDIATEINQPYFVFDTHQLDKNTNYEWLSCPLASIYR, from the coding sequence ATGGGTGATGTCACAGTGCCCAAGAAGGTTCTAAAGTTCCTTCTGTACTCTTACTCAGCCATGCTGGCCACTCTGTGGCTGGTTAGTCTTTCTCTTCCCATGCTGTGGGCCCAGAAACTAATCAACTGTCCCTACAAGAATGTGTGCCAGTACGCCCTGCTCTCGGGCAATGACGTGATCCTGGAGTGTAACCACCACAAAGCACTATGGTATTTTTATTCATCTCTGGAGGACAAACTGTCCATGCTCAACTCCATGCCTAATGTGAAGATACTGCCTGGGAGCAACCTGCAGTTATCCAGCCCTCAGCCCTTCCAGACGGGGCTCTACCGCTGCCTAGATGGTCACATGACCCGTGTGGTGGAATATGAGATTGACTTTCAGGATATAGCTCTGCTGCATATTACACACAAAGACCTGGGTCAAAAGCCCATGGGAAATGAGACCATGAACCTAGGAGGCGAGGTACTCGTTTTTACCCGCTGGGATCCTTGGCAAGACTGTAACGGTTGCGAAAAGCCGGGTGAGCGCAAACGTCTAGGCTACTGCTATGTGGAGGAGCCCCTAGGAAAATCCATGCCCTGCTGGCTCTACCTGAGAGGGGAGAAGGTGACCCACAACCGCCTGCAGCCTGAACTCCAGCTACAAGCCTGCCAGGTGCCCTGTGACATCGCCACAGAAATCAACCAGCCGTACTTTGTCTTTGACACTCATCAGCTGGACAAAAACACCAACTACGAGTGGCTCAGCTGTCCCTTGGCTTCCATCTACAGGTAA